From Aliamphritea hakodatensis:
GGGGCAAAATATGACGGCGTTTTCGGCCTCTGGTACGGCAAAGGGCCCGGCGTAGACCGCAGCGGTGACGTGTTCAAACATGCCAACGCCTTTGGCACCACCCCACTGGGCGGCGTGCTGGCCGTGGCCGGCGATGATCATGCCTGCAAATCTTCCACCCTGCCTCACCAGAGTGATTACGCCTTCATGGATGCCCTGATGCCCTACCTGTATCCGGGAAATATTCAGGAACTGATCGAATACGGTCTCTATGGCTGGGCTATGTCCCGCTACAGCGGCTGCTGGGTAGGCCTCAAGGCACTGGCTGAGGTAATGGACTCCGGCAGCCGGGTGGATCTGAATCAGACCCGCGTCACAATCGGTTACCCAGTCAGCGAAGGTAAACCCAGTGACGGTCTCAATGCCCGCTGGCCAGACAAACCTTTGCAACAGGAAGTTCGTCTGCACGAACACAAGCTGGAAGCAGCACGGGCTTTTTGCCGGGCCAACAAGCTGGATAAAACCATTATCAATCCGCTTAAACCCCGGCTGGGGATCATCTCTGCTGGTAAATCCTATCTGGACGTACTGCAGGCACTGGAAGATTTAGGTATAAGTCACGAACTGGCCGAAGACCTGGGGATTCGCCTGTACAAGGTTGCCATGCCGTGGCCCCTTGAACCTCAGGGAATCGAAGCCTTCAGCCAGGGGCTGGATGAAATTCTGGTGATTGAAGAAAAGCGCGGGGTAATCGAAGAGCAACTGCGCCAACAACTCTATCAGCGATTCAACACACAGGGACACACGCCCCCCCGGATCACCGGTAAACTGGATAACCTTGGACAGGAACTGCTGACCACCCTGGGCGAACTGACGCCCGCGATGATCGCCCGGGCAATCGCCCGCCGCACCGAAGCGTTTTACAGCAGCCCTGAAACGCAGCAACGGCTGGACTTTCTAACCGCTAAAGAAGCAGAACTGGCCCGCCCCCGTGCCCTGATTGAACGTACCCCGCACTTCTGTTCCGGTTGTCCGCACAATACCTCAACGACGCTACCGGACGGCAGCCGGGCACTAGGGGGGATCGGCTGCCATTACATGGCAACCTGGATGAACAGAGGCACCGAAACCTTCACCCAGATGGGCGGCGAAGGCGCAACCTGGATCGGCCAGGCCCCTTTCACTGAAACCAATCACGTGTTCCAGAATCTTGGCGACGGCACCTACTTCCACTCAGGCCTGCTGGCAATTCGTGCCGCAGTCGCCTCCGGCGTCAACATCACCTATAAAATTCTCTATAACGACGCAGTCGCCATGACCGGCGGCCAGCCGGTGGACGGCAGCCTGAGTGTGCAACAGATCAGCCATCAGGTATACGGGGAAGGCATCCGCAGAATCGCCATCGTCAGTGACGATCCGGGCAAATACCGTAATTACAGTGAATTCGCCAGCGGTGTCACCTTTCATCACCGGGACGAATTACAGGCTGTTCAGCTGGAACTGAGAGACATTGAAGGCTGCAGCGTAATGATTTATGACCAGACCTGCGCCGCTGAAAAACGCCGGCGCCGTCACCGGGGCCAGATGCACAACCCTGCACAGCGGGTTGTCATTAACAGTGAAATCTGTGAAGGCTGTGGCGACTGCGGCGTGCAATCCAACTGTTTGTCAGTGGAGCCACTGGAAACTGAACGGGGCCGCAAACGCAACATCAACCAGTCCTCATGTAACAAAGACTTCAGTTGCGTGCGGGGCTTCTGCCCGAGTTTTGTCACGGTGAAAGGCGGCGAACTGCGTAAGCCGGATATGGACTTCAGCCAGATCAGTTTTCCCGCCTTACCCGAACCGCAGTTACCTGCCTGTAACACGCCCTATAACATCATGCTGACCGGCGTGGGCGGCACCGGTGTGGTCACCGTCAGTGCCCTGCTGGGTATGGCCGCACACATCGAAAACAAAGGCATCGGGGTATTGGACCAGATCGGACTGGCACAAAAATTCGGTGCGGTCATGAGCCATATCCGCATCGCGGACAGCCAGGAGCGGATTCACACCGTGCGGATTCCTGCCGGTGAAACCGATCTGATGGTGAGCTTTGATCTCATGGTTGGCGCCAGCGAAGAAGCACTCGGCAAACTGGAAAGCAGCCGTAGCCACGTGGTGATTAACAACCATAAAAGCATGCCCGCCGCCTTCACCCGGGAACCTGATCTGGAAGTGCCTAATGACGCCATGGAAGCAGTGATTCAGAACACCGCGGTACAAAGCTATGCACTGGATGCCACCGAGCTGGCCACTCACTTACTCGGAGACGGTATGGCAGTCAACCTGTTCTGCATTGGCTATGCCTGGCAACAGGGCCTGATCCCGCTGGAACGCGCATCCATTGAACAGGCGATCAAACTGAACGGCGTCGCAGTACAGGCGAATATTGATGCCTTCCTCTGGGGCCGCCGGGCAGCGGTTGATCTTGCTGCAGTCAGAGACATTGCCTTCGGAAAAGCAGCACCGGCCGCCGATGCGGTTCAGCTGATGCCATCACTGGACACTATCATTCAGCGGGAGAAGCAACACCTCACCGGTTATCAGAACAGAGCGCTGGCCAAACGCTATGAGAAACTGGTGCAGCGCGTTCAGCTGCACACTAAAGATATGCGTCTTGGCCAGCGGCTGGCTATCGCGGTAGCAACCCAGTACAGCAAATTACTGGCCTATAAAGATGAGTACGAAGTGGCCCGGCAACTCACCTCCGACACATTCCGGCACCAGCTGAAACAACAGTTCACTGGCGAAATCGAACTGGAATTCAACCTGGCACCGCCGTTACTGGCGAAAACAGATCCGGCAACCGGCCGGCCACGTAAGCGCAAATTCAGCCAGAAATACCTGCCGGTCCTGAAACTGCTGGCTAAACTTAAACCGTTGCGGGGCACTGCGCTGGATATATTTGCCTACAGCCATGACCGCCAATTGGAACGCCAGTTGATTCAGCAGTACGAACAGGATATCCGACTGATTCTCAGCAATCTCAGTGCGGATAACTATGCCGCTGCCTGCGCCCTTGCAGAACTGCCGGGCCAGATCCGGGGCTATGGCCCGGTTAAAGATGCCGCCTGGCTGAAAGTTCAGCCGGAACGTCTGCAATTACTCAGTCATTTTTCATCAGATAATAATCCGGCAGCCAAAATGACGGCCACCTGATATACCGCCGGGTACCTTTCAGCACAGAAGTACCCGGCCCTGTTAACTAACCCTACGGCTAAACAGCCCACTAACACGCACAGGAAAAAGGAAACACACGGCTATGAGCATTTTCAGCCATCCTGAATATGACCAGCACGAACAGATCAGTTGCTA
This genomic window contains:
- a CDS encoding indolepyruvate ferredoxin oxidoreductase family protein, translated to MTTFAPVSLDDKWQQNHGQVYLTGSQALARLPMLQAIQDQQAGYNTAGFISGYRGSPLGHFDKTLWQIKDRLTAHNITFQPGVNEDLGATAVWGSQQANVFPGAKYDGVFGLWYGKGPGVDRSGDVFKHANAFGTTPLGGVLAVAGDDHACKSSTLPHQSDYAFMDALMPYLYPGNIQELIEYGLYGWAMSRYSGCWVGLKALAEVMDSGSRVDLNQTRVTIGYPVSEGKPSDGLNARWPDKPLQQEVRLHEHKLEAARAFCRANKLDKTIINPLKPRLGIISAGKSYLDVLQALEDLGISHELAEDLGIRLYKVAMPWPLEPQGIEAFSQGLDEILVIEEKRGVIEEQLRQQLYQRFNTQGHTPPRITGKLDNLGQELLTTLGELTPAMIARAIARRTEAFYSSPETQQRLDFLTAKEAELARPRALIERTPHFCSGCPHNTSTTLPDGSRALGGIGCHYMATWMNRGTETFTQMGGEGATWIGQAPFTETNHVFQNLGDGTYFHSGLLAIRAAVASGVNITYKILYNDAVAMTGGQPVDGSLSVQQISHQVYGEGIRRIAIVSDDPGKYRNYSEFASGVTFHHRDELQAVQLELRDIEGCSVMIYDQTCAAEKRRRRHRGQMHNPAQRVVINSEICEGCGDCGVQSNCLSVEPLETERGRKRNINQSSCNKDFSCVRGFCPSFVTVKGGELRKPDMDFSQISFPALPEPQLPACNTPYNIMLTGVGGTGVVTVSALLGMAAHIENKGIGVLDQIGLAQKFGAVMSHIRIADSQERIHTVRIPAGETDLMVSFDLMVGASEEALGKLESSRSHVVINNHKSMPAAFTREPDLEVPNDAMEAVIQNTAVQSYALDATELATHLLGDGMAVNLFCIGYAWQQGLIPLERASIEQAIKLNGVAVQANIDAFLWGRRAAVDLAAVRDIAFGKAAPAADAVQLMPSLDTIIQREKQHLTGYQNRALAKRYEKLVQRVQLHTKDMRLGQRLAIAVATQYSKLLAYKDEYEVARQLTSDTFRHQLKQQFTGEIELEFNLAPPLLAKTDPATGRPRKRKFSQKYLPVLKLLAKLKPLRGTALDIFAYSHDRQLERQLIQQYEQDIRLILSNLSADNYAAACALAELPGQIRGYGPVKDAAWLKVQPERLQLLSHFSSDNNPAAKMTAT